In the genome of Chryseobacterium arthrosphaerae, one region contains:
- a CDS encoding MFS transporter: protein MKRSIYVLALGAFGIITTEFGVVGILPTISRQFGVSIDTAGWLLSAFAITVAVSSPFITSFTSKINRKFLLCLVMSIFVLSNLISAFSTNFTMLMIARVLPAILHPLFWNISIAIAFKEKGAKGVSTVMLGLSLATVLGIPMTTYAADLFHNWKASFFLSSAISLIAFIGLLLFIPSMPAEKEKHEQNQFTVLKNPLLWINLISTIGTLAAMFSSYTYLTAYLEEITRMNGAQISIMLLLFGGMGTLGNWLMGLALNRNVKITTRVFLLLLITVQVLAYFLGGIFIPMIIIVSLWGMIHTGGFLVCNIRTTQTIPHHALEFVNSLLTSSFNIGISLGAFLGGIVSSYYGVEHVLSVSVLLLAATFFLSFFSFPEKITADEENEDKKELAISVCEHM from the coding sequence ATGAAAAGATCAATCTATGTACTGGCACTTGGGGCTTTCGGCATTATCACCACCGAATTCGGAGTTGTGGGTATTCTTCCTACCATCAGCAGACAGTTCGGCGTATCTATTGATACAGCAGGATGGTTATTGAGCGCTTTTGCCATTACCGTTGCCGTTTCTTCCCCTTTTATTACTTCGTTTACCAGTAAAATAAACCGTAAGTTCCTTTTATGCCTTGTGATGAGCATATTTGTACTTTCCAATCTTATATCGGCTTTTTCCACCAACTTTACCATGCTTATGATTGCCCGTGTATTGCCCGCGATACTGCATCCGCTGTTCTGGAATATTTCCATTGCCATTGCCTTCAAAGAAAAGGGTGCCAAAGGAGTATCTACCGTAATGCTTGGACTGAGCCTTGCCACGGTTCTCGGTATTCCGATGACGACCTATGCGGCTGATCTGTTTCATAATTGGAAGGCTTCCTTTTTCCTAAGCAGCGCCATCAGTTTAATTGCATTTATCGGGTTATTACTGTTTATTCCCTCCATGCCTGCAGAAAAGGAAAAACACGAACAGAACCAGTTCACTGTATTAAAAAATCCTCTTTTGTGGATCAACCTGATCTCAACCATCGGTACACTGGCAGCAATGTTCTCCAGCTATACCTATCTTACGGCTTATCTTGAAGAGATCACCAGGATGAATGGTGCCCAGATCAGCATTATGCTGCTTCTTTTCGGGGGAATGGGAACTCTTGGCAACTGGCTCATGGGGCTGGCTTTGAACAGGAATGTAAAGATCACAACAAGAGTATTCTTACTCCTGCTCATTACAGTACAGGTCCTGGCCTATTTCCTGGGTGGAATTTTTATTCCAATGATCATTATTGTATCTCTTTGGGGCATGATTCACACCGGCGGTTTTCTTGTGTGTAATATCCGGACTACCCAAACTATTCCTCATCATGCATTGGAATTTGTGAACAGCCTGCTTACCTCCTCCTTTAATATCGGAATTTCATTAGGAGCATTTCTTGGAGGAATTGTCAGTTCCTATTATGGTGTTGAGCATGTTCTTTCCGTGAGTGTTCTGCTCCTGGCTGCTACATTTTTCCTGAGCTTCTTTTCTTTTCCTGAAAAGATTACGGCTGATGAAGAAAATGAAGACAAAAAAGAACTTGCTATATCTGTTTGTGAACACATGTAG
- a CDS encoding LytR/AlgR family response regulator transcription factor, producing the protein MKNTTFAFIKTDKKLVRLFFKDINVIKGLGNYVEIHTADHKKYIYYKSLKDLIESLPEEFMRVHHSYIVNLVNIDSFEDNQLLCGDLKVTFAKSYKECLTNVLHKMML; encoded by the coding sequence ATGAAGAATACTACATTTGCCTTCATTAAAACAGATAAGAAGCTGGTCAGACTATTCTTTAAAGATATCAATGTAATTAAAGGACTGGGAAACTATGTAGAAATACATACTGCAGACCATAAAAAATACATTTATTATAAAAGCCTCAAAGATCTTATCGAAAGTCTTCCGGAAGAATTTATGCGGGTTCACCATTCGTATATTGTCAACCTGGTCAATATTGATTCCTTTGAAGATAATCAACTGCTATGCGGTGATTTGAAAGTCACGTTTGCCAAAAGCTATAAAGAATGCCTTACGAACGTTCTCCACAAGATGATGCTCTGA
- a CDS encoding MFS transporter, whose protein sequence is MNKKIIPRLSFWQIWNMNVGFFGIQYSFGLQQTAVNPLYSFLGAHAEQLPILNLAGPVTGLLIQPLIGAISDKTWSVKWGRRKPFFLMGAVLCSLALFIFPFSSSIWMAVGLLWILDAANNTAMEPYRAFIGDKLPEEQQTFGFQMQSLFVGGGITLANLSLFIFQKYFGGNTEAGGIPAWVYYSFFLGSFCSIASVVWSVYKTPEIPPTDEELIQLKAEKENDTLFTPFTDIARAILNMPKILWQLALVYLFQWYALFCYWQFVTPMIKQTLYHVSETDEETANMMVELSKNGLAVSQNDLLWAKNILNLVEKAVGQTGLMNGFYNFITLISALLLIPFALKYSAKNVYAFCLVGTGLSLLVLPFITNEYLILLPMVLFGIGWAAMMGLPYSMVSPSVPANKRGIYMGVINMMIVIPMLIQTLTFGAFYRYILGGNPAAAIMMAGVLFLLASFSVMMMRTKK, encoded by the coding sequence ATGAATAAGAAAATAATACCAAGACTGAGTTTTTGGCAGATATGGAATATGAATGTCGGTTTTTTCGGCATTCAGTATAGCTTTGGACTGCAGCAGACAGCTGTGAACCCGTTGTATTCCTTTTTGGGAGCACATGCAGAGCAGCTTCCTATCCTTAACCTGGCAGGCCCTGTTACGGGATTGCTCATCCAGCCACTGATAGGAGCAATAAGTGATAAAACATGGAGCGTGAAATGGGGCCGCCGGAAACCTTTTTTCCTGATGGGAGCTGTACTGTGCAGCCTTGCGTTATTTATTTTTCCGTTCAGTTCTTCCATCTGGATGGCGGTGGGGCTTCTTTGGATCCTTGATGCTGCCAATAATACGGCTATGGAGCCTTACAGAGCTTTTATCGGAGATAAACTTCCGGAAGAACAGCAGACTTTTGGTTTTCAGATGCAGAGTCTCTTCGTAGGAGGTGGTATTACACTGGCTAATCTTTCTCTTTTTATTTTCCAGAAATATTTTGGAGGAAATACGGAAGCAGGAGGAATTCCTGCATGGGTCTATTATTCATTTTTCCTGGGTTCATTCTGTTCAATTGCTTCTGTAGTATGGTCTGTGTATAAAACACCGGAAATACCACCTACAGATGAAGAACTTATTCAACTAAAAGCTGAAAAAGAAAACGATACACTCTTCACGCCATTTACCGATATTGCCAGGGCCATTCTGAACATGCCGAAAATACTCTGGCAGCTGGCATTGGTTTACCTGTTTCAATGGTATGCACTGTTCTGTTATTGGCAGTTTGTTACCCCGATGATCAAACAGACCCTTTATCATGTTTCAGAAACGGATGAAGAAACGGCAAACATGATGGTTGAGCTTTCCAAAAACGGACTTGCTGTTTCTCAGAATGATCTCTTGTGGGCGAAAAATATACTTAATCTGGTAGAAAAAGCAGTGGGGCAGACCGGCCTTATGAATGGATTTTATAATTTTATTACACTGATCTCTGCACTTCTTCTGATTCCGTTTGCGCTGAAATACTCTGCAAAAAATGTATATGCTTTCTGTCTGGTAGGTACAGGATTATCATTGCTGGTATTACCATTCATTACCAACGAATACCTGATTTTACTGCCTATGGTTCTTTTTGGAATTGGATGGGCTGCCATGATGGGCCTCCCTTATTCTATGGTGTCTCCATCTGTTCCTGCAAACAAAAGGGGAATTTATATGGGAGTGATCAATATGATGATTGTGATTCCGATGCTTATTCAGACCCTGACGTTTGGAGCTTTTTACAGATATATTCTGGGCGGCAATCCGGCAGCAGCCATTATGATGGCAGGAGTCTTATTTCTGTTGGCCTCTTTTTCGGTAATGATGATGAGAACAAAAAAATGA
- a CDS encoding amylo-alpha-1,6-glucosidase, with product MFTQKALQVIEQSISEQGILASCERKDNYARVWARDSMMTGITGILIKNRTITDGLKKSIQTLVKHQAENGQIPSNVDGEKVSYGTLAGRTDATVWWIIGACEYILYSGDEDLKKELKEKIDKAFSCLKTWEFNQRGLLYSPLGGNWADEYVTSGYVLYDNVLRYWAFRTAAKVYEDAQLQSLAGTTKELIENNFRKNDKADRYHESAYQKASEKPYLWASLNANGYDERFDLAGNALAVLLGLELNLNDFTRFLEELKLESGHWMLPVFYPIIFPDDADWNLLENNYSYQFKNHPYHFHNGGSWPIHLGWLCLGLKKRGYDEIPLKILNQYEKLLAEKGADFREYYSTDQLIPSGTEFLCFSASGYLLMKI from the coding sequence ATGTTTACACAGAAAGCTTTACAGGTTATAGAACAATCCATTTCAGAGCAGGGGATTCTGGCCTCTTGTGAAAGAAAGGATAATTATGCCAGGGTATGGGCCAGAGATTCCATGATGACAGGAATTACCGGGATTTTAATCAAAAACCGGACAATTACAGATGGCTTGAAAAAATCTATACAAACACTCGTAAAGCATCAGGCTGAAAATGGTCAGATTCCTTCGAATGTTGATGGTGAAAAAGTAAGTTACGGAACACTTGCAGGGCGTACGGATGCAACGGTCTGGTGGATTATCGGAGCCTGTGAATACATCCTATATTCCGGAGATGAAGATTTAAAAAAAGAATTAAAAGAAAAAATAGATAAGGCATTTTCCTGTTTGAAGACCTGGGAATTCAACCAGAGAGGTTTACTTTACAGCCCGCTGGGAGGAAACTGGGCAGATGAATATGTTACTTCAGGCTATGTTTTATATGATAATGTTCTCCGCTACTGGGCATTCAGAACTGCAGCAAAGGTATATGAAGATGCGCAGCTGCAATCTCTTGCCGGAACAACAAAAGAGCTGATAGAAAATAATTTTAGAAAAAATGATAAGGCAGACCGGTACCATGAGTCCGCCTATCAAAAAGCCAGCGAAAAACCTTATCTGTGGGCATCATTGAATGCCAATGGGTATGATGAAAGGTTTGACCTTGCGGGAAATGCTCTGGCTGTTCTTTTAGGCCTGGAACTGAATTTAAATGACTTCACTCGTTTTCTGGAAGAATTAAAACTAGAGTCTGGGCATTGGATGCTGCCCGTATTTTATCCCATTATTTTTCCTGACGATGCTGACTGGAACTTGCTGGAAAATAACTACAGCTATCAATTTAAAAATCATCCTTATCATTTTCATAATGGCGGATCATGGCCCATCCACCTTGGGTGGCTTTGTCTGGGGCTGAAGAAAAGGGGATATGATGAAATACCATTAAAAATTCTCAACCAATATGAGAAACTTCTTGCAGAGAAAGGGGCTGACTTCAGGGAATATTATTCTACAGATCAGCTTATCCCTTCCGGAACGGAGTTTCTGTGTTTTTCAGCATCCGGGTATCTTTTGATGAAGATCTGA
- a CDS encoding methyltransferase family protein, translating into MTDFIRFFIPIYFILFFTVSLLGISIAVAKKIGKNPNVLPKDDSAYALIGWYFKLVLAALFIYTLLLLWFPATMDKAFKITLLETVFIQYAGAILMILAFIWVVIAQFQMKDSWRIGIDDQVNTKLITTGLFRFSRNPVFLGMSVSLSGFFLAFPTAIAFFFAVIGSVLMQIQIRLEEEHLLKQHGEVYQAYKMKVNRMLRLY; encoded by the coding sequence ATGACAGATTTCATCAGATTCTTTATCCCTATTTACTTTATCTTATTCTTTACAGTCTCATTGTTAGGAATCAGTATAGCGGTTGCTAAGAAAATCGGGAAAAATCCAAATGTTTTACCAAAAGACGACTCGGCTTATGCTTTGATCGGGTGGTATTTTAAGCTGGTTCTGGCAGCTCTTTTTATATATACCCTGCTGCTTTTATGGTTTCCCGCAACCATGGATAAAGCTTTTAAAATAACGCTTCTGGAGACTGTATTCATTCAGTATGCGGGCGCGATCCTGATGATTCTTGCATTTATCTGGGTGGTAATAGCACAGTTTCAGATGAAAGACTCGTGGAGGATTGGTATTGATGATCAGGTGAATACAAAGCTCATTACCACCGGGTTGTTCAGGTTTTCGAGAAATCCGGTTTTTCTGGGAATGAGCGTAAGCCTGTCAGGTTTTTTCTTAGCTTTTCCTACTGCCATTGCTTTCTTTTTTGCTGTTATTGGATCTGTTTTGATGCAGATTCAGATCCGGCTTGAAGAAGAGCATCTGCTGAAACAGCACGGAGAGGTCTATCAGGCTTATAAAATGAAGGTGAACCGTATGCTACGCCTTTATTAA
- a CDS encoding C40 family peptidase — MRIKQLSVLLIASALVVSCGSSKNASAGKKSGTKTVTKSENLRKLDSKFDGKVPRSVNDILKDAEKYIGTPYKFGGNTSSGFDCSGFTVKVFEENAFTLPRRSSDQAETGKNIDISDVKPGDLLFFATAGGSRVSHVGIVHDIGPDGEVKFIHASTSKGVIISSLNEKYWNKAYLHAQRVL; from the coding sequence ATGAGAATAAAGCAGCTGTCTGTTTTACTGATTGCCTCTGCTTTGGTGGTTTCCTGCGGCTCTTCCAAAAATGCTTCTGCCGGTAAGAAATCCGGAACTAAAACAGTAACCAAATCTGAAAACCTCAGAAAACTGGATTCAAAATTTGATGGTAAAGTACCAAGATCGGTCAATGATATATTGAAAGACGCTGAAAAATATATTGGAACTCCCTATAAATTCGGAGGAAATACATCATCAGGATTCGATTGCTCAGGATTTACCGTAAAAGTTTTTGAAGAAAATGCCTTTACCCTTCCCAGAAGGTCTTCTGATCAGGCGGAAACAGGAAAAAATATAGACATCAGTGATGTGAAGCCGGGAGATTTACTCTTTTTTGCCACAGCAGGAGGAAGCCGGGTGTCCCATGTAGGGATCGTTCATGATATCGGACCTGACGGAGAAGTGAAATTCATTCATGCCTCAACCTCCAAAGGGGTTATTATCTCGTCACTCAATGAAAAATACTGGAATAAAGCCTATCTTCACGCTCAACGGGTTTTGTAA
- a CDS encoding uridine kinase family protein → MIGDVINLEQKHLETAENIYKIISETHQKPQKWSVGICGESGSGKSVTAFALKKVLEEKGIKSLVIQMDDYFKLPPKSNHENRQKSLKNVGVHEVYLDKIQETVKNFKEGESFITKPLVHYIENSVTEEVLKAEDIQVLIVEGTYVLDIDDFDVSIFIDRTYKDTYENRMKRNRDVQSDFIERVLQIEHGIIRQLKEKADLILDKNYHIIKSEL, encoded by the coding sequence ATGATTGGAGATGTCATAAATCTTGAGCAGAAGCATTTGGAGACGGCTGAAAATATTTATAAAATAATCAGCGAAACCCATCAGAAGCCTCAAAAATGGTCGGTAGGAATTTGTGGGGAAAGTGGCAGCGGAAAATCAGTCACCGCATTTGCCCTAAAAAAAGTTTTGGAAGAAAAAGGGATAAAAAGCCTGGTCATACAGATGGATGATTATTTTAAGCTTCCGCCTAAAAGCAATCACGAGAACCGGCAGAAAAGCCTGAAAAATGTTGGGGTACATGAAGTATATCTGGATAAAATTCAGGAAACAGTAAAAAACTTTAAAGAAGGAGAATCTTTCATCACGAAACCCCTTGTTCATTATATTGAAAATTCTGTCACCGAAGAGGTTCTTAAAGCAGAAGATATTCAGGTTCTTATTGTTGAAGGAACTTATGTGCTGGATATCGATGATTTTGATGTCAGTATTTTCATTGACCGTACTTATAAAGATACCTATGAAAACAGGATGAAAAGAAACCGTGATGTACAGAGTGATTTTATTGAAAGAGTATTACAGATTGAGCATGGAATCATCCGCCAGTTGAAAGAAAAAGCAGATCTGATACTGGACAAGAATTATCATATCATAAAGTCTGAGCTATGA
- a CDS encoding 2,3,4,5-tetrahydropyridine-2,6-dicarboxylate N-succinyltransferase gives MSLQQTIENIWDNRDLLQNEDSQKAIREVISLVDKGELRTAEPTENGWQVNEWVKKAVVMYFPIQKMETIEVGPFEFHDKMPLKRNYAEKGVRVVPHAVAREGAYIAPGVIMMPSYVNIGAYVDSGTMVDTWATVGSCAQIGKNVHLSGGVGIGGVLEPLQAAPVIIEDDCFIGSRCIVVEGVHVEKEAVLGANVVLTASTKIIDVTGDQPVEIKGRVPARSVVIPGSYTKQYPAGEYQVPCALIIGQRKESTDKKTSLNDALRDNNVAV, from the coding sequence ATGTCGTTACAACAAACTATTGAAAATATCTGGGACAACAGAGATTTATTGCAGAATGAAGACAGCCAGAAGGCTATCAGAGAAGTGATTTCTTTGGTTGATAAAGGGGAACTTCGTACAGCAGAGCCTACTGAAAACGGATGGCAGGTAAATGAATGGGTGAAAAAGGCCGTAGTAATGTATTTCCCGATCCAGAAAATGGAAACTATTGAAGTAGGTCCGTTTGAATTTCATGACAAGATGCCTTTAAAGAGAAATTATGCTGAAAAAGGAGTAAGAGTTGTACCTCATGCGGTGGCGAGAGAAGGGGCTTATATTGCTCCAGGAGTGATCATGATGCCTTCTTATGTAAATATCGGTGCATACGTAGATTCAGGAACAATGGTAGATACATGGGCTACAGTAGGAAGCTGTGCACAGATCGGTAAAAACGTTCACCTGAGTGGTGGTGTAGGTATCGGTGGAGTATTGGAGCCGTTACAGGCAGCACCGGTTATCATTGAAGATGACTGTTTCATCGGTTCAAGATGTATCGTTGTGGAAGGAGTACATGTAGAAAAAGAAGCTGTATTGGGAGCTAATGTTGTTTTAACTGCATCCACAAAAATTATTGATGTGACAGGAGATCAGCCTGTGGAAATCAAAGGAAGAGTTCCTGCACGTTCTGTAGTAATCCCTGGAAGCTATACAAAACAGTATCCGGCCGGAGAATATCAGGTTCCTTGTGCATTGATCATTGGCCAGAGAAAAGAGTCTACAGACAAGAAAACATCTCTGAATGATGCATTGAGAGATAATAATGTAGCTGTTTAA
- a CDS encoding DUF2255 family protein, whose product MNKDSAHAYIQSHNLIGIKAGAERPDFLEIWMVIVRNRIFARSWGLAERSWYTAFLKNPEGQIRCGEETCNIQAVIPEDIDELTAEINQAYMTKYNSERNRKYAEGIIKGKHIQKTMEFVICDER is encoded by the coding sequence ATGAACAAAGACAGCGCACATGCATATATCCAATCCCATAACCTTATAGGGATAAAAGCCGGAGCAGAAAGACCGGATTTTCTTGAAATATGGATGGTTATCGTCCGCAATAGAATTTTTGCACGTTCCTGGGGACTGGCTGAAAGAAGCTGGTATACTGCTTTTTTGAAAAATCCTGAAGGGCAGATCAGATGTGGCGAAGAGACCTGCAATATACAGGCAGTGATCCCGGAAGATATTGATGAGCTTACCGCTGAAATCAACCAGGCCTATATGACAAAATACAATAGCGAAAGAAACAGGAAATACGCAGAAGGGATTATCAAAGGAAAACACATTCAAAAGACCATGGAATTTGTCATCTGTGATGAAAGATAA
- a CDS encoding glycosyltransferase family 87 protein — protein MKEKFLKILLNPKYIFGVYLIISVVTAISKYLRGDYAINNYLIFKNVFFNTIHQKNLFIHYPDLYFDLNHYGVFFSALIAPFAMMPDWLGISLWNIANTFIFIYGVYKLPFSDAKKAVFGLLCLQEYITAALSLQFNVALTGLLLLSAVYIYERKEVKSVTAILIGVFVKIYGIVGLTQFFFIKNKTKFIFSGIGIAILFFVLPMAYSSPKFVIQCYTDWFQSIVEKNSENQVLGNMQDISLMGFVRRILGDASISNLVFLAFGLPLFALPYVRIKQYKHYAFQLMILASTLLFLVLFSSSSESPTYIIAVVGVLIWFFLQKERTPLIIGLLVFVIIFTCFSTSDLFPKFVKENYIIKYSLKAVPCIVIWLRVAYELLTKDFEKNYSLN, from the coding sequence TTGAAAGAAAAATTTCTTAAAATATTGCTAAACCCTAAATATATATTTGGGGTTTATCTTATTATATCGGTTGTTACAGCAATTTCCAAATATCTGAGAGGAGATTATGCGATCAATAACTATCTGATTTTTAAAAACGTATTCTTTAATACCATCCATCAGAAAAATTTATTCATCCATTATCCCGATCTTTATTTTGATTTAAACCATTACGGCGTATTTTTCAGTGCACTGATTGCCCCGTTTGCCATGATGCCTGACTGGCTGGGAATTTCACTCTGGAATATCGCCAATACTTTTATCTTCATCTACGGAGTCTATAAACTGCCGTTTTCGGATGCAAAAAAAGCTGTTTTCGGGCTGCTTTGTCTTCAGGAATACATTACGGCAGCTTTAAGTCTACAGTTCAATGTGGCGCTGACGGGTCTTCTGCTGTTATCTGCAGTATACATTTATGAAAGAAAAGAAGTAAAATCGGTTACGGCAATTTTAATAGGAGTATTCGTGAAGATCTACGGAATTGTAGGGCTTACCCAGTTTTTCTTTATTAAAAACAAAACTAAATTTATTTTTTCAGGAATTGGAATTGCCATTTTGTTTTTCGTGCTTCCAATGGCCTATTCAAGCCCGAAATTTGTCATCCAGTGTTACACAGACTGGTTTCAGTCTATTGTAGAAAAGAATAGTGAAAATCAGGTGCTTGGAAATATGCAGGACATTTCCCTGATGGGATTTGTAAGAAGGATCCTTGGGGATGCATCCATTTCCAACCTTGTATTTCTGGCATTCGGATTACCGTTGTTTGCTTTACCCTATGTAAGGATTAAGCAGTATAAACATTACGCTTTCCAACTGATGATTCTGGCTTCAACACTACTGTTTCTGGTACTGTTCAGTTCCAGCTCAGAATCTCCTACCTATATTATTGCGGTGGTAGGGGTGCTGATATGGTTTTTCCTTCAGAAAGAAAGAACTCCGCTGATCATCGGACTGCTGGTTTTCGTCATCATTTTTACATGCTTTTCAACGTCAGATTTATTTCCAAAATTTGTAAAAGAAAATTATATTATTAAATATTCATTAAAAGCAGTACCTTGTATTGTAATCTGGTTGAGAGTGGCTTATGAGCTTTTAACAAAAGATTTTGAGAAAAATTACAGCCTGAATTAG
- a CDS encoding AraC family transcriptional regulator, with product MKRENIDQLVKVEYHVTENCPLKGNQYSFFQIIYVISGRGSFTINNNMASYGKGSLILLTPDDKHHLEIEQKTELLLVKFSERYVKDYKWNNINSIGCLLYGASYLSGCILQNKPDIVLVDSIVTSLLHGLKHPDLYQEELTLHYVNALIVIAARNISKMRAEHTASNTDKRIVDIINYIQGNIHDPALLKVSVIAGEFGLSETYLGSYFKNQCGETITHYILNYKLRLIEHRLLFSDMRINEIVTEFGFSDESHLNKFFKKQHKMSLTEFKKTKGHIKSMV from the coding sequence ATGAAAAGAGAGAATATAGATCAACTGGTAAAGGTAGAGTATCATGTCACAGAAAATTGCCCTTTAAAAGGCAATCAATACTCCTTTTTTCAGATCATTTATGTAATTTCCGGGCGGGGTTCCTTTACAATCAATAACAATATGGCGTCATATGGTAAAGGCAGCCTGATATTACTGACCCCTGATGATAAACATCACCTGGAAATTGAGCAAAAGACCGAACTGTTACTCGTAAAGTTCAGTGAACGCTATGTAAAGGATTATAAATGGAATAACATTAATTCGATAGGATGCTTGCTGTATGGTGCATCTTATCTTTCCGGCTGTATTTTACAGAATAAACCCGATATTGTTTTGGTAGACTCTATTGTCACTTCACTGCTCCATGGTCTGAAGCATCCGGATCTTTATCAGGAAGAGTTGACGCTGCATTATGTGAACGCATTGATAGTGATCGCTGCAAGGAATATATCAAAAATGCGGGCTGAGCATACAGCATCCAATACAGATAAAAGAATTGTGGATATTATTAATTATATTCAGGGAAACATCCATGATCCGGCACTTTTAAAAGTGTCTGTGATTGCCGGGGAATTCGGGCTTTCGGAAACCTATCTCGGCAGCTATTTCAAAAACCAGTGTGGAGAAACCATCACCCATTATATCCTGAATTATAAATTGAGGTTAATTGAACACAGGCTTCTGTTCAGTGACATGAGGATTAATGAGATTGTCACCGAGTTTGGATTTTCGGATGAAAGCCACCTGAATAAGTTCTTTAAAAAACAACATAAGATGAGCCTCACTGAATTTAAAAAAACAAAAGGACATATTAAATCTATGGTTTAA